From Veillonella dispar, one genomic window encodes:
- the folE gene encoding GTP cyclohydrolase I translates to MNQRAKDGIKQFLAALSVDTEAPELEKTPSRVTELYSELFSGVGLDTKSAWGETFSTDYKGLVAVTGIPFYSMCEHHLLPFFGTVDIVYQPKDGCVAGLSKFQDIVNILSRRPQLQERLASELADAIMNDLSAHGVFVRITSTQLCMLIKGTMQQDSKVITLESRGVLAETGTLRDEALAMLGGGQANV, encoded by the coding sequence ATGAATCAACGTGCAAAGGACGGGATAAAGCAATTTTTAGCGGCTTTATCTGTTGATACTGAGGCGCCAGAGCTAGAGAAAACACCAAGTCGTGTAACAGAATTATATAGTGAATTATTCAGTGGCGTAGGATTAGATACAAAGTCAGCCTGGGGTGAAACATTTAGTACTGATTATAAGGGTCTTGTAGCGGTTACAGGAATTCCTTTTTACTCTATGTGTGAGCACCACTTGTTGCCATTCTTTGGAACCGTGGATATTGTGTACCAACCTAAGGATGGGTGTGTGGCAGGGCTTAGCAAGTTTCAAGATATTGTTAATATTCTTAGCCGGAGGCCGCAACTACAAGAGCGGTTAGCATCAGAATTAGCAGATGCAATTATGAATGATTTATCTGCTCATGGTGTATTCGTACGCATTACATCGACTCAGTTGTGTATGCTTATCAAAGGGACCATGCAGCAAGATTCAAAGGTTATTACATTAGAAAGCCGTGGTGTACTAGCAGAGACTGGCACATTACGAGATGAAGCGTTGGCAATGTTAGGTGGAGGACAGGCAAATGTTTAA
- a CDS encoding S66 peptidase family protein: protein MNWIEPKRLAPGMTIGIMAPASASDEDLHRIEDICNARGYNVLFGESAHRKGLYGGTPEEQAQEFQYMMTTAPCDAVLALRGGYGTMRYLDLLDYKAIRKYRKAFIGYSDCTALHMAINRYSRLITYHGPMGVDFKEERKADIDALFVAVEGKLQVIEPLPEPPRGAIGTELGEGILQGGNMTMLSMLCGTPYFLEEKSWEDTLLFIEDVGEAPYKLDRMLQQFRLSGLLSRIKGLVIGTFTDCEGDEDERDYDLGYEALRYMEDNRDPKLPEPFVCYVPTGHGTPHQTLPLGATINFRYISNTIIIHPYSK from the coding sequence ATGAACTGGATTGAACCAAAGCGCTTAGCGCCTGGGATGACCATAGGTATTATGGCTCCTGCTAGTGCAAGCGATGAAGATTTACATAGAATAGAAGACATTTGTAACGCAAGGGGCTATAATGTGCTCTTTGGTGAAAGTGCACATCGTAAAGGACTCTATGGTGGTACACCAGAGGAGCAAGCCCAAGAGTTTCAATATATGATGACCACCGCACCTTGTGATGCGGTGCTAGCTTTGCGCGGTGGTTACGGAACGATGCGTTATCTAGATTTATTAGATTATAAGGCCATACGTAAATATCGTAAGGCTTTTATAGGGTATAGTGATTGTACAGCTCTTCATATGGCTATTAATCGATATAGCCGACTTATTACCTATCACGGGCCGATGGGCGTCGACTTTAAAGAAGAACGTAAGGCAGATATAGATGCTTTATTTGTAGCTGTAGAAGGTAAATTACAAGTTATAGAACCATTACCTGAACCGCCGCGTGGTGCCATTGGTACTGAGCTAGGGGAAGGGATTTTACAGGGCGGCAATATGACGATGCTATCAATGTTGTGCGGAACACCTTATTTTTTAGAGGAGAAATCTTGGGAGGATACCTTACTATTCATTGAAGATGTAGGGGAAGCACCGTATAAGCTAGATCGCATGTTACAACAATTTCGCCTCAGTGGTTTGTTGAGTCGCATAAAAGGACTGGTCATCGGTACATTTACAGATTGCGAAGGTGACGAAGATGAACGGGATTATGATTTAGGCTATGAAGCACTACGATATATGGAAGATAATCGAGATCCTAAATTACCAGAACCTTTTGTATGCTATGTACCAACAGGTCATGGAACGCCGCATCAAACACTACCATTAGGTGCAACGATTAACTTTAGATACATTTCAAACACTATCATTATTCATCCCTATTCGAAATAG
- a CDS encoding ABC-F family ATP-binding cassette domain-containing protein: protein MSVLTVSNVTHGFGARQILDDASFRLLKGEHVGLIGANGEGKSTFLNIITGKIPPDEGKIEWSNQVTVGYLDQHAVLEKGMTIRDVLQRAFDDLFVMEQNINDAYNRMGDVSEDEMNKLLEQVGEWQEILEQRGFYEIDAVIERTAAGLGLMDIGLDRDVTELSGGQRTKVLLTKLLLEKPTILLLDEPTNYLDVEHIQWLQNYLQNYENAFILISHDMEFLNSVVNVIYHIEQAVLTRYTGDYHQFQAAYEVKKAQAAKAYERQQQEIERMEDFIQRNKARVATRGMANSRAKRLEKMEILEKPKEYIKPSFGFKEGRTPSRFIVEAFGLELGYDEPLTRPVDFQIERNKKIAIRGVNGLGKTTLLKTILGLLKPVSGELVKGDFLQIGYFAQEDTPSNSETALDYIWNEYPAMTNAEVRAALARCGLTNEHIISQMRVLSGGENAKVRLCKLMQNKYNVLVLDEPTNHLDIYAKEELSRALREFKGTIVLVSHEPEFYKDWVTDIWNIEDWTTKIV, encoded by the coding sequence ATGAGTGTTTTAACCGTTTCAAATGTAACCCATGGTTTTGGAGCGCGACAAATTTTAGATGATGCATCATTCCGCTTGTTGAAAGGTGAACATGTAGGGTTAATTGGTGCTAATGGTGAAGGCAAGTCTACATTCCTAAATATCATCACAGGCAAAATACCTCCTGATGAAGGTAAAATTGAATGGTCCAACCAAGTAACTGTAGGTTATTTGGATCAACATGCGGTCCTCGAAAAGGGCATGACCATTCGCGACGTATTGCAACGAGCTTTTGATGATTTGTTTGTAATGGAGCAAAACATTAACGATGCGTACAATCGCATGGGTGATGTGTCTGAAGATGAAATGAATAAGCTTCTCGAGCAAGTTGGGGAATGGCAAGAAATTCTTGAACAACGTGGGTTCTATGAAATTGATGCGGTTATTGAGCGTACAGCTGCAGGTTTGGGCCTTATGGATATTGGGCTTGACCGAGATGTTACAGAGCTCAGCGGTGGCCAGCGTACAAAGGTTTTACTTACAAAACTGTTACTAGAAAAACCAACGATTTTGCTCTTGGACGAACCGACAAATTATCTTGATGTAGAGCATATCCAATGGTTGCAAAACTATTTACAAAACTACGAAAATGCGTTCATCTTGATTTCTCATGATATGGAGTTCTTAAATTCTGTAGTCAATGTTATTTATCATATTGAGCAAGCCGTACTTACTCGATATACTGGTGACTATCATCAGTTCCAAGCTGCTTACGAAGTGAAAAAGGCACAAGCTGCCAAGGCTTATGAGCGTCAACAACAAGAAATTGAGCGCATGGAAGACTTTATCCAACGCAATAAGGCTCGTGTAGCAACGCGTGGTATGGCAAATTCTCGAGCTAAACGGTTAGAGAAAATGGAGATTTTGGAAAAGCCAAAAGAGTACATTAAACCAAGTTTTGGTTTTAAAGAAGGCCGTACGCCAAGTCGTTTTATTGTAGAGGCCTTTGGTTTGGAATTAGGCTATGATGAACCGTTGACTCGACCAGTAGATTTTCAAATTGAAAGAAATAAAAAAATCGCTATTCGTGGCGTTAATGGTCTAGGTAAAACGACATTATTGAAAACAATTTTAGGGTTATTAAAACCGGTGAGTGGTGAGTTGGTAAAAGGTGATTTCTTACAAATTGGGTATTTTGCTCAAGAAGATACACCATCCAATTCTGAAACTGCCTTAGATTATATTTGGAATGAATATCCAGCAATGACTAATGCAGAAGTACGTGCAGCGCTTGCTCGTTGTGGCCTTACTAACGAGCATATTATATCGCAAATGCGCGTGTTATCTGGCGGTGAGAATGCAAAGGTTCGCTTATGTAAACTGATGCAAAATAAGTACAATGTACTCGTATTAGACGAACCAACGAATCACTTGGACATTTATGCAAAAGAAGAACTGAGTCGTGCTTTGCGTGAGTTCAAAGGAACTATCGTTTTAGTAAGTCATGAACCTGAATTTTATAAAGATTGGGTTACGGATATTTGGAATATTGAGGATTGGACGACGAAAATCGTTTAG
- a CDS encoding peptide ABC transporter substrate-binding protein, whose amino-acid sequence MMDKRNLLKLMVLALGVSVLLFVFGYPRGEQPIDEHTIRYVIEQEPSTLDPAKSTTSPEATVQLQLFDGLVRLNDESEPEAALAKSWDISDDGREYTFHLRPDLKWSNGEPLTAHDFEYAWKRVLDPEVHADNAYMLYVLKNGEAFNNGDAKAEDVGVKAIDDDTLVVTLENPTAYFLKLLASHSYYPVSQKAVEAHENWAANADTFVSNGPYRLLSWKHNGEMDFIKNPDYWDADSVKTEKMNWPISESQSTRLTLVEGGEADMTVEPPVADQKRLEEAGLLHIGPMLGNYYYVFNVKAEPFTDPEVRKAFSMVINRANIVNNIVRGGKEAAYAFVPYGMLESNGREDFREAGSYLVYEDVEQAKEILKQAGYDKNHPLPPITILYNTSELHKAIAEAVQDAWVNAFGADVRLQNQETKVFLADREAGKYQVARASWVADYSDPQNFLEVFSAEDNDSQYHSEDYNELIARIRTTPNGAERDALMHQAEKMIFDEALVMPLYFTTQPYVTNGSIQNYFWTTLGLVDFKKAYK is encoded by the coding sequence ATGATGGATAAACGAAATTTGTTAAAACTCATGGTCCTTGCTCTTGGGGTGAGTGTGCTCTTGTTTGTATTTGGTTATCCTCGCGGGGAACAACCAATTGATGAGCATACAATCCGATATGTTATTGAGCAGGAACCATCCACATTGGATCCAGCAAAGTCTACTACCTCTCCGGAGGCAACGGTTCAACTCCAATTATTTGACGGTTTAGTTCGTTTAAATGATGAAAGTGAACCAGAGGCAGCACTTGCTAAAAGCTGGGATATTTCTGATGATGGTCGCGAGTATACCTTCCATTTGCGACCAGATTTAAAATGGTCCAATGGAGAGCCTTTGACGGCTCATGATTTTGAATACGCTTGGAAACGCGTATTAGACCCTGAAGTCCATGCGGACAATGCATATATGTTATATGTATTAAAAAATGGCGAAGCCTTTAATAATGGTGATGCCAAAGCTGAAGACGTTGGTGTTAAGGCCATCGATGATGATACATTGGTGGTTACCTTAGAAAATCCAACAGCTTATTTCTTAAAATTATTAGCATCTCATAGTTACTATCCAGTAAGTCAAAAGGCTGTAGAAGCTCATGAAAACTGGGCTGCTAATGCAGATACATTCGTGTCTAATGGTCCATACCGCTTATTATCTTGGAAACATAATGGGGAAATGGATTTCATTAAGAATCCAGATTACTGGGATGCGGATTCTGTGAAAACAGAGAAGATGAATTGGCCTATCAGTGAATCCCAAAGCACACGCCTTACATTGGTTGAAGGTGGCGAAGCAGATATGACTGTTGAGCCTCCTGTAGCGGATCAAAAACGCTTAGAAGAGGCTGGTCTATTACATATTGGACCTATGCTTGGTAACTATTATTACGTATTTAATGTGAAAGCAGAACCTTTCACAGACCCTGAAGTACGTAAAGCATTCTCCATGGTTATCAACCGTGCTAATATCGTTAACAATATTGTTCGTGGAGGTAAAGAGGCTGCTTATGCATTTGTTCCATACGGTATGCTTGAAAGCAACGGTCGTGAAGACTTCCGTGAAGCTGGTAGCTATCTCGTTTACGAAGATGTAGAGCAAGCGAAAGAAATCTTGAAACAAGCTGGCTATGATAAGAATCATCCATTGCCTCCAATTACGATTTTGTATAACACAAGCGAATTACATAAAGCGATTGCTGAAGCTGTACAGGATGCATGGGTAAATGCATTTGGTGCAGATGTGCGATTACAAAATCAAGAGACAAAGGTATTCTTAGCTGATCGCGAAGCTGGTAAATACCAAGTAGCTCGTGCTTCTTGGGTTGCGGATTACAGTGATCCACAAAACTTCTTAGAGGTGTTCTCTGCTGAAGACAACGATAGTCAGTACCATAGTGAAGACTATAACGAGTTAATCGCTCGTATTCGTACGACACCAAATGGGGCTGAACGCGATGCATTGATGCATCAAGCAGAAAAGATGATTTTTGATGAAGCTCTAGTAATGCCATTATACTTTACAACACAACCATATGTAACAAACGGAAGTATTCAAAATTATTTCTGGACTACATTGGGCCTTGTTGACTTTAAAAAAGCATACAAATAA
- the folP gene encoding dihydropteroate synthase has protein sequence MFKRRNYTWNDGKSLSLCDRTLIMGILNGTPDSFSDGGKFNTPEAAAAHVTQMIEDGADIIDLGVESTRPGCTPLTADEEIERLSQLIDPVLHASTVPVSIDTYHAKTADYAFSKGAHILNDIWGLHYDPDMAAVAAKYKVPVIIMHNSNDTNYGDIIEDMKAYFFFAVDKALKVGVTPQQIWLDPGIGFGKTEEQNIEVMQRLGELTAYEYPILLAPSRKRFIGSMLGGLPPEERDEGTVAACITGVFQGVDMVRVHNVKMHKRALAVADGLLRGE, from the coding sequence ATGTTTAAACGTAGAAATTACACATGGAATGATGGCAAAAGTTTATCTTTGTGCGATCGTACCCTTATTATGGGGATACTAAATGGTACGCCTGACTCTTTCTCTGATGGTGGTAAATTCAATACTCCAGAAGCGGCAGCAGCACATGTAACGCAAATGATTGAAGATGGTGCTGATATCATTGATTTAGGCGTAGAATCTACGCGCCCTGGTTGCACACCATTGACAGCAGATGAAGAAATTGAACGCTTGTCCCAATTGATAGACCCTGTACTACATGCATCTACAGTACCTGTATCTATTGATACTTATCATGCTAAAACTGCGGACTATGCATTTTCTAAAGGGGCTCATATTTTGAACGATATATGGGGCTTACACTATGATCCTGATATGGCAGCGGTAGCAGCAAAATATAAGGTACCTGTAATCATCATGCACAATAGTAATGATACAAACTATGGTGACATCATTGAAGATATGAAGGCATACTTCTTCTTTGCTGTAGATAAAGCCTTAAAGGTTGGTGTAACACCACAACAAATTTGGCTTGATCCAGGTATCGGATTTGGTAAAACAGAAGAGCAAAATATTGAAGTTATGCAACGTTTAGGCGAATTAACGGCTTATGAATACCCTATTTTACTTGCGCCTAGCCGTAAGCGTTTTATCGGTTCTATGTTGGGCGGTTTGCCTCCAGAAGAACGCGATGAAGGCACGGTAGCGGCTTGTATTACGGGTGTATTCCAAGGTGTTGATATGGTGCGTGTTCATAATGTGAAAATGCACAAACGCGCCTTGGCCGTAGCAGATGGCCTATTACGAGGTGAATAA
- the folB gene encoding dihydroneopterin aldolase — translation MDKIVLKNMAFYGYHGNLTSEQEQGQRFFVDVEITTDLTKAGQSDQLEDSINYVEVYELVESVMTGEKHNLLERLGALIADSLYQHYQGIVGLSVTVRKPSVPIAGILDYVEVVTTRGQI, via the coding sequence ATGGATAAAATCGTTTTAAAAAACATGGCATTCTATGGATACCATGGCAATTTGACATCTGAACAAGAGCAAGGACAGCGCTTTTTTGTAGATGTTGAAATTACTACGGATCTTACAAAGGCCGGTCAAAGTGATCAGTTAGAGGATTCTATCAATTATGTAGAAGTATATGAGCTTGTAGAATCTGTTATGACTGGAGAAAAACATAATTTATTAGAGCGTTTAGGTGCACTTATTGCCGACTCTTTATACCAACATTATCAAGGTATCGTTGGCTTATCTGTAACGGTGCGCAAACCATCTGTACCTATTGCTGGTATCCTGGATTATGTTGAGGTTGTCACTACAAGAGGTCAAATTTGA
- the folK gene encoding 2-amino-4-hydroxy-6-hydroxymethyldihydropteridine diphosphokinase — translation MYTYYISVGSNIGDKRGYINSAFHLLQGHEAVSEVISSSLIETEPWGYTDQALFINGMWSCKSTLNPHEMLSVLQSLEQGAGRERLIHWGPRTLDLDIILAFDEAGSMISICAETLTIPHPYFWDRTFVLEPLHELLPTFTYKGISISERLATLSLA, via the coding sequence ATGTATACCTATTACATCAGTGTAGGTTCAAATATAGGTGATAAAAGAGGCTATATTAATTCCGCTTTTCACCTATTACAAGGGCATGAGGCCGTTTCAGAGGTTATTAGTTCTTCTTTGATAGAAACGGAACCTTGGGGATATACAGATCAGGCGTTATTTATTAATGGCATGTGGTCTTGTAAAAGTACTTTGAATCCTCATGAAATGTTAAGTGTCCTTCAGTCCTTAGAACAAGGGGCTGGTCGTGAACGACTCATTCACTGGGGACCACGTACATTAGATTTAGATATTATTTTGGCTTTTGATGAAGCCGGTTCTATGATTTCCATTTGTGCTGAAACTCTAACTATACCGCATCCTTATTTTTGGGATAGAACCTTTGTCTTAGAACCTTTACATGAGTTGTTACCAACTTTTACCTATAAGGGTATCTCAATTAGCGAGCGACTAGCTACATTAAGTTTGGCATAG